In one Nostoc sp. KVJ3 genomic region, the following are encoded:
- a CDS encoding non-ribosomal peptide synthetase: MQVESIEGFRLSPQQEHLWLLQQIDQSLAYRSDCAILIEGNIDVNNLELALQNVVNRYEILRTSFVCLAGMSIPVQVITDSKIVLDNECKISNFTLPQEEAKIELIFHEFKQNKFELEKGLVLHTCLVNISLEKHLLLISLPALCADRVTINCLVRKLATSYLEKLDEELSEESLQYADFSEWQNQILEAEETKIGREYWQQQDFSTIDTFQLPFEKHLSEKHKFQPKLVSSIITSELVANIETLAQKHNTSASTFYLTCWLILLYRLSGQSETIVAKEFNGRKYEELKGALGLFAKYLPINCHLEDNFKFNQILQRVHESVESVYKWQDCFTWEKISDNLPFLSVGFDFTEEDNKHGNDDISFSVHQLDICTERFKIKLSCRRKNDFLSTEFHYDSNLFYPQDIDSLTEQFHKLLESAVHHPETAISELKILSDRTLNQLLFDFNQTQADYPQNKCIHELFAEQVERTPNNIAVVFNHQQLTYAELNTRANQLAHYLQDLGVSAEVLVGICVERSLEMLVGILGILKAGGAYVPLDPNYPSERLAFILEDTKAPVLLTQERLLSSLPAHNAQTICFDTTWEIIAQESQDNPLPKNHSENLAYVIYTSGSTGKPKGVAIAHRHLVHSTTARITYYQEPVTSFLLLSSFAFDSSVAGLFWTLCSGGILCLPQEGLQLEIPKLLELITENHVSHLLSLPSLYALLLESAKSEQLTSLSTVIVAGEFCPVELVQSHQQLQSKTALFNEYGPTEGTVWSSVYNCHSQQTKAQISIGQPIANTQIYILDSHLQPVPVSVIGEVYISGDGLARGYLKQPASTSEKFIPNPFSDRPGMRLYKTGDLACYLSDGNIEFFGRVDHQVKIRGYRIELGEIEALLSQHPQVQEIVVIAQKDELQDMRLVAYLVGNQAAVSISELRHHLLEKLPEYMIPSAFIWLEKLPLLPNGKVDRRVLPEQPQITLIENFVAPETQLEQTIAAIWQQVLHLDKVGIHHNFFDLGGHSLLMVQIHSKLHQTLNRDISMVEMFQYPTISMLAKYLSQKLPEHTALQPSNHLVENRIDSKKQQRQLRQKHREANQ, from the coding sequence ATGCAAGTAGAAAGTATCGAGGGATTTAGACTTTCACCTCAGCAAGAGCATTTATGGTTGCTACAACAAATCGATCAAAGTTTGGCTTATCGTAGCGATTGTGCAATTTTGATTGAAGGAAATATTGATGTCAATAATTTAGAATTGGCATTGCAAAATGTTGTCAATCGCTATGAGATCCTCCGCACCAGTTTTGTTTGTCTAGCTGGCATGAGTATTCCAGTACAGGTAATTACAGATAGCAAGATTGTATTAGATAATGAATGCAAGATTAGTAATTTTACACTTCCACAAGAAGAGGCGAAAATTGAGTTAATTTTTCATGAATTTAAACAAAATAAATTTGAGCTTGAAAAAGGTTTAGTTTTACATACTTGCCTAGTAAATATTTCACTAGAAAAGCATTTATTATTGATTAGTTTACCTGCTCTCTGTGCAGATAGAGTAACTATTAATTGTTTAGTACGGAAACTTGCTACTTCTTACTTAGAAAAATTGGATGAAGAATTATCTGAAGAATCACTCCAGTATGCAGACTTTTCAGAATGGCAAAATCAAATACTAGAAGCAGAAGAAACTAAAATAGGTAGAGAATATTGGCAACAGCAAGATTTTTCTACTATTGACACTTTCCAGCTTCCTTTTGAAAAGCATCTCTCTGAAAAACATAAATTTCAACCAAAATTAGTAAGTTCAATCATTACCTCGGAACTGGTAGCTAATATCGAAACATTAGCTCAGAAGCATAATACTTCTGCTTCTACCTTTTATTTAACCTGCTGGCTGATTTTACTCTACCGACTAAGTGGACAATCTGAAACGATCGTCGCCAAGGAATTTAATGGCAGAAAATATGAGGAACTTAAAGGAGCATTAGGATTATTTGCTAAATATTTACCAATTAATTGTCATTTAGAAGATAATTTTAAATTTAATCAAATTTTACAGCGAGTTCATGAGTCTGTAGAATCCGTCTACAAATGGCAAGATTGTTTTACTTGGGAAAAAATATCAGATAATTTGCCTTTTTTATCTGTGGGTTTTGATTTTACAGAAGAAGATAATAAGCATGGTAATGATGACATATCATTTTCAGTTCATCAGCTTGATATTTGTACTGAGCGTTTCAAAATTAAGTTATCTTGTAGACGTAAGAATGATTTTTTAAGTACAGAATTTCATTATGACTCTAATCTATTTTATCCACAGGATATTGATAGTTTAACAGAGCAATTTCACAAGCTACTAGAAAGTGCTGTACATCATCCAGAAACTGCAATTAGTGAGTTAAAAATTTTAAGCGATCGCACACTCAATCAACTTCTATTCGATTTCAATCAAACTCAGGCTGATTACCCACAGAATAAGTGTATTCACGAGTTATTTGCAGAGCAAGTAGAACGGACACCAAATAATATTGCTGTGGTATTTAACCATCAGCAACTAACTTATGCTGAACTTAATACACGAGCAAATCAATTAGCCCATTATCTCCAAGATTTAGGCGTAAGTGCAGAAGTATTAGTGGGGATTTGTGTTGAACGTTCCTTAGAAATGCTCGTAGGTATCTTGGGTATTCTCAAAGCTGGTGGTGCTTATGTTCCCCTCGATCCAAATTATCCTTCAGAGCGTTTAGCCTTCATATTAGAAGATACCAAAGCGCCAGTATTACTGACTCAAGAACGACTACTTTCTAGCTTACCTGCTCACAACGCGCAAACGATTTGCTTCGATACAACTTGGGAAATTATTGCTCAAGAAAGTCAAGACAATCCCTTGCCAAAAAACCATAGTGAAAACTTAGCTTATGTCATTTACACCTCTGGTTCTACAGGTAAACCGAAGGGAGTTGCGATCGCACATCGTCACCTAGTACACTCTACAACTGCTCGGATTACTTACTACCAAGAACCAGTTACCAGCTTCTTATTACTTTCTTCCTTTGCTTTCGATAGTTCTGTTGCAGGTCTTTTTTGGACTCTTTGCTCTGGAGGAATTCTTTGTCTTCCCCAAGAAGGGTTACAACTGGAGATTCCCAAACTATTAGAGTTAATCACTGAAAATCATGTCTCTCATTTATTAAGCCTTCCATCTCTGTATGCACTCTTATTGGAGTCGGCAAAATCTGAACAATTAACATCACTTAGTACCGTCATTGTTGCTGGAGAATTTTGTCCAGTCGAATTAGTGCAAAGTCACCAGCAATTGCAGTCTAAAACAGCTCTATTTAATGAGTATGGCCCAACAGAAGGTACAGTTTGGAGTAGTGTATATAACTGCCATTCTCAACAAACTAAAGCGCAAATATCTATTGGTCAACCCATTGCCAATACACAAATTTATATACTTGATTCTCATCTGCAACCTGTCCCCGTTAGCGTCATCGGCGAAGTTTATATCAGTGGTGATGGTTTAGCTAGAGGTTATCTCAAGCAACCTGCTTCAACTAGCGAAAAATTTATCCCTAATCCTTTTAGCGATCGCCCAGGAATGCGCCTATACAAAACAGGAGATTTAGCTTGTTATCTAAGCGATGGTAACATTGAGTTTTTTGGTAGGGTTGACCATCAGGTAAAAATTCGCGGTTATCGGATCGAACTTGGCGAGATTGAAGCGTTACTCAGTCAACATCCACAAGTGCAAGAGATTGTAGTTATCGCCCAAAAAGATGAACTTCAGGATATGCGTCTCGTAGCATATTTAGTTGGCAATCAGGCGGCTGTTTCTATCAGCGAACTGCGCCATCATTTGTTAGAGAAGTTGCCTGAATATATGATCCCGTCAGCCTTTATTTGGCTGGAGAAACTGCCACTTTTACCCAATGGCAAAGTAGATCGTCGGGTGCTACCTGAGCAACCACAGATTACCCTGATAGAAAACTTTGTAGCTCCTGAAACCCAACTTGAGCAAACTATTGCAGCAATTTGGCAACAAGTGCTACATCTGGATAAAGTAGGTATTCATCACAATTTTTTTGATCTCGGCGGTCATTCATTGCTGATGGTACAGATACATAGCAAGCTGCATCAGACTCTGAACAGAGATATATCAATGGTAGAAATGTTTCAATATCCAACTATTAGTATGTTAGCGAAATATTTAAGTCAAAAATTACCAGAACATACTGCTTTGCAACCAAGCAATCACTTAGTTGAGAATCGCATAGACTCAAAGAAGCAACAAAGACAACTCAGACAAAAACATCGGGAAGCTAACCAGTAG
- a CDS encoding TauD/TfdA family dioxygenase has translation MTKIESLGSVKRKTVNISPEELIKTEFLKPDSNFPLVIKPSVKGVNLQDWAKNNREYLKTELLKYGAILFRGFKVNSIEEFEQIIAAICGEAMEYRYRASPRTQVGGRIYTSTDYPADQSIFPHNEHAYSPTFPLKIFFFCMSPAQEGGETPIGSCRKVFERIDPIIRDRFIEKQVMYMRNFGDGFGLPWQTVFQTTDKVKVEEYCKNNGIEVEWKADNRLRTRQVGPAILKHPQTGEMVWFNHATFFHVSTLEATIQESLLKSLPEEDLPTNTYYGDGSAIEPSVLADLRSAYQQAMLTFSWQKGDLLMLDNMLSIHSRNPFIPPRKILVGMAEPYTPSNI, from the coding sequence ATGACAAAAATTGAATCTCTAGGTTCTGTTAAACGAAAAACTGTTAATATATCTCCAGAAGAGTTAATCAAAACTGAATTTCTCAAGCCAGATAGTAACTTTCCTTTAGTGATTAAGCCTAGTGTTAAGGGTGTAAATCTGCAAGATTGGGCTAAGAATAATCGGGAATATTTGAAAACTGAATTATTAAAATATGGAGCGATACTTTTTCGGGGTTTCAAAGTTAATTCCATAGAAGAATTTGAGCAAATTATCGCAGCGATTTGTGGGGAAGCGATGGAATATCGTTATCGGGCATCTCCACGAACTCAAGTAGGGGGGAGAATTTATACTTCAACTGATTACCCAGCAGACCAAAGTATTTTTCCTCACAATGAACACGCTTACTCGCCTACCTTCCCGTTGAAAATCTTCTTTTTTTGTATGAGTCCAGCCCAAGAGGGAGGGGAAACCCCGATTGGTAGCTGTAGAAAGGTTTTTGAGCGAATTGATCCAATTATCCGCGATCGCTTCATAGAAAAGCAAGTTATGTATATGCGTAACTTCGGCGATGGATTTGGTCTTCCTTGGCAAACTGTATTTCAAACAACAGACAAAGTTAAAGTAGAAGAGTATTGCAAAAATAATGGAATTGAGGTTGAATGGAAAGCAGATAATCGTTTAAGAACTCGACAAGTTGGGCCAGCCATTCTCAAACATCCTCAAACAGGTGAAATGGTCTGGTTTAATCACGCAACTTTTTTCCACGTTTCCACATTGGAAGCAACAATCCAGGAATCGTTATTGAAAAGTTTGCCAGAAGAAGATTTACCCACTAATACATATTACGGCGATGGTTCTGCAATTGAGCCATCAGTGTTAGCTGATTTGCGTTCTGCTTATCAACAAGCAATGCTCACTTTTTCTTGGCAGAAAGGAGATTTATTGATGCTAGATAATATGTTATCAATACATTCTCGTAACCCATTTATTCCTCCCAGAAAAATTTTAGTCGGAATGGCCGAACCTTATACGCCCTCAAATATTTAA
- a CDS encoding condensation domain-containing protein has protein sequence MSELSQRIAGLSPEKLKLLAQRLQKKKESVFSQSEIVAQSRESNLFPLSFAQQRLWFIDQLQPENIAYNISQSMRIVGSLNVAALEQSFNEVVRRHEVLRTTFTVVDGQPLQVIAPSLSFKLPVVDLQEFSQNQREAEVLRLASEEAQQPFDLTKGPLLRVTLLQLAGAEYALLLTMHHIVADGWAIGVLIQEIATLYTAFSVSKVSPLSELSIQYVDFAMWQRNWLQGERLETQLAYWQRQLGGKLPVLELAKISQVRRTIQTFSGGREPLVLPKTLSEKLKTLNQRQGITLFMILLAAFQTLLHWYTNQEDIVVGTDIANRNQAETKELIGFFVNQLVLRTDLSGNPTFLELLERVREMTLEAYAHQDLPFDKLVDALNPKRELNRTPLFQVKLVLENTQTPSLELPGLTITSLKVENKTVQFDLLLELNETEQGLFGVWEYNTDLFDRGSIVKLSNNFATILNKIATHPESKLNELKLILNELDRKQHIAREEACQNTIQQKLINVKRRVNSK, from the coding sequence ATGAGTGAACTTTCACAACGGATTGCCGGTCTTTCCCCAGAGAAACTTAAGCTTCTTGCACAACGCCTTCAGAAGAAAAAAGAAAGCGTATTTTCACAATCGGAAATAGTTGCTCAAAGTCGAGAATCTAACTTATTTCCCCTATCTTTTGCCCAGCAAAGATTGTGGTTCATTGACCAATTACAACCTGAGAATATCGCCTATAATATCTCTCAGTCCATGCGGATTGTCGGCTCGCTAAATGTGGCAGCACTGGAGCAAAGTTTTAACGAAGTTGTGAGACGGCACGAAGTTTTAAGAACTACATTCACAGTAGTTGATGGACAACCTCTACAAGTTATTGCTCCTAGTTTGAGCTTCAAACTACCAGTAGTAGATTTACAAGAATTTTCTCAAAATCAGAGAGAGGCTGAAGTTTTGAGACTGGCGAGTGAGGAAGCACAACAGCCTTTCGACTTAACCAAAGGGCCTTTATTGCGAGTTACTTTACTGCAATTAGCGGGAGCAGAATATGCATTATTGTTGACTATGCATCATATTGTGGCTGATGGCTGGGCTATAGGTGTGCTGATTCAGGAAATTGCAACTTTGTATACAGCTTTTTCTGTTAGCAAAGTATCACCACTTTCGGAATTATCCATCCAGTATGTAGACTTTGCTATGTGGCAACGAAATTGGTTACAGGGAGAACGATTAGAAACTCAACTTGCTTATTGGCAAAGGCAACTAGGCGGTAAACTACCTGTTCTAGAACTTGCTAAGATTAGCCAAGTTCGCCGCACTATTCAGACTTTCTCAGGAGGTAGGGAACCTCTGGTTCTACCCAAAACCTTATCTGAGAAGCTGAAGACTCTGAATCAGCGCCAAGGTATCACATTGTTTATGATTCTTTTGGCAGCTTTTCAGACTTTGCTGCACTGGTACACAAATCAAGAAGATATCGTTGTCGGTACTGATATTGCCAACCGCAATCAAGCCGAGACTAAAGAATTGATTGGCTTCTTTGTTAACCAGTTAGTATTGCGTACAGATTTATCAGGAAATCCAACTTTTCTAGAGTTATTAGAAAGAGTCCGCGAAATGACTTTAGAAGCTTATGCTCACCAAGATTTACCCTTCGATAAACTGGTAGATGCTCTAAATCCAAAACGGGAGTTGAACCGCACACCATTATTTCAAGTCAAGCTTGTTTTAGAAAATACTCAGACCCCATCTTTGGAACTTCCAGGCTTAACTATCACATCTTTGAAGGTCGAAAACAAAACGGTGCAGTTTGACTTGCTGTTAGAGTTAAACGAAACAGAGCAGGGACTATTTGGTGTATGGGAATATAACACTGATTTATTTGATCGGGGCAGCATTGTTAAGTTATCAAATAATTTTGCAACCATTTTAAATAAGATTGCAACCCATCCAGAAAGTAAATTAAATGAATTAAAATTAATTCTTAATGAACTAGATAGAAAACAGCATATCGCTAGAGAAGAAGCTTGTCAAAATACTATCCAACAGAAATTAATCAATGTTAAACGTAGAGTAAATAGCAAATAA